One stretch of Rhodococcus pseudokoreensis DNA includes these proteins:
- a CDS encoding M23 family metallopeptidase, giving the protein MTLLDTPPSTPDTQEGNSKMWWWLPAGISAFAMVIMMAPILVILATTGSDTNCGRPVPDAGGGSLMGIKPGSLAVPMAEGTYTISSPFGMRETGMHDGQDYAAPLDTPFYAAGDGEVIAAEPAAGYGHWIRIRHTIEGQIVESLYGHMQASGVLVHTGDKVTAGQLIGKVGSEGQSSGPHLHFGIYPGGWSLGGGVDPIAWLTQHGTISPNGGPAELVAHPDSTGGDLPPLPADEGSEAHMQVDSIRVMRTIAAAFPEITTIGGWRPTDDVAQDHPDGRAVDIMIPDSASAQGKALGDKIALYLQQNKVALDVEYLIWQQRYWDGTGDWSLMEDRHGYTANHFDHVHVTLEGGGMPTADSRYGSAPGGTTTMEPCPPEGGDHTKFAPGSIPPQYTNAVSAAGSLCPEVSPVLVAGIVQQESGFNEKAVSKGDGVNQGGAEGMSQFMPETWKAFGTDSGLDRNGKAEPPNAADPFNPYDAIASEGRYLCHIADYLRPHHDSGAVKGDFTDLIIAAYNGGEGAVVTYGGIPPFGQTQAYVPAVREHMKKLAA; this is encoded by the coding sequence ATGACGCTCCTCGACACACCACCGTCGACCCCGGACACACAGGAAGGCAACTCGAAAATGTGGTGGTGGCTGCCCGCCGGAATATCCGCCTTCGCCATGGTCATCATGATGGCTCCGATACTGGTCATCCTCGCGACGACCGGCAGTGACACGAACTGCGGTCGACCTGTGCCAGACGCCGGGGGCGGCAGCCTCATGGGAATCAAACCCGGATCCCTCGCGGTCCCGATGGCCGAAGGCACCTACACAATCAGCTCACCCTTCGGTATGCGCGAGACAGGCATGCACGACGGCCAGGACTACGCAGCACCACTGGACACCCCGTTCTACGCCGCCGGTGACGGCGAAGTCATCGCCGCCGAGCCCGCCGCCGGCTACGGACACTGGATCCGGATCCGGCACACCATCGAGGGCCAGATCGTCGAATCCCTATACGGGCACATGCAGGCGTCCGGGGTCCTCGTCCACACCGGAGACAAGGTCACAGCGGGCCAACTGATCGGCAAGGTGGGCAGCGAAGGACAGTCGAGCGGACCGCATCTTCACTTCGGCATCTACCCCGGAGGCTGGTCACTGGGCGGCGGAGTAGATCCCATTGCGTGGCTCACACAACACGGAACCATCTCGCCCAATGGAGGACCAGCAGAGCTGGTCGCACATCCCGATTCCACCGGTGGAGACCTACCACCGCTGCCCGCCGACGAAGGCAGCGAAGCGCACATGCAGGTCGACTCCATCCGCGTCATGCGCACAATCGCGGCGGCCTTCCCCGAGATCACCACCATCGGCGGATGGCGCCCCACGGACGACGTCGCCCAGGATCACCCCGACGGCCGCGCGGTCGACATCATGATTCCCGACTCCGCGAGCGCCCAAGGGAAGGCGCTCGGCGACAAGATCGCCCTGTACCTCCAACAGAACAAGGTGGCACTCGACGTCGAGTACTTGATCTGGCAACAGCGTTACTGGGATGGCACCGGTGACTGGTCACTGATGGAGGACCGTCACGGCTACACGGCAAACCACTTCGACCACGTACACGTGACACTCGAGGGCGGTGGGATGCCGACCGCCGACTCCCGCTACGGCAGCGCTCCGGGCGGTACGACCACCATGGAGCCGTGCCCGCCAGAGGGCGGTGATCATACCAAGTTCGCCCCTGGCAGCATCCCGCCGCAATACACCAACGCAGTCTCGGCCGCTGGGTCTCTGTGCCCAGAGGTGAGCCCGGTTCTGGTTGCCGGCATCGTTCAACAAGAGTCCGGGTTCAACGAAAAGGCCGTCAGCAAGGGCGATGGCGTAAACCAGGGCGGCGCCGAAGGAATGAGTCAGTTCATGCCGGAGACCTGGAAGGCATTCGGTACGGATTCCGGTCTAGATCGAAACGGAAAAGCGGAACCACCGAACGCTGCCGACCCGTTCAATCCGTACGACGCGATCGCCTCGGAAGGGCGCTATCTCTGCCACATCGCCGACTACCTTCGACCGCATCACGACAGTGGAGCCGTCAAGGGCGACTTCACCGATCTGATCATCGCCGCCTACAACGGCGGGGAGGGTGCCGTCGTCACCTACGGCGGGATTCCGCCATTCGGCCAGACCCAGGCATACGTGCCGGCCGTGCGTGAGCACATGAAGAAGTTGGCGGCCTGA
- the istB gene encoding IS21-like element helper ATPase IstB, with amino-acid sequence MTTAPPAAPPLPTDLETLLHRLRLPHIRRAAPDVLATARAQRWEPAEVLKALLTEEAAGRERSALATRRAAAAFPTGKTFDAWKPELSSIPAPTQQALRTLEWIERRENLVVCGPSGTGKTFFLEALGQHAVEQGRKVLWFTLEDLGALIRRHRADDSVSGALTKLLRADLVVIDDIGLLPVAADAAEGLYRLVDAAYEKRALALSSNLHPAGFDELMPKTLATATVDRLMHHAHLCQTSGKSIRMSQALAGTGVDPLT; translated from the coding sequence GTGACCACCGCACCACCGGCGGCGCCGCCGCTGCCGACCGACCTGGAAACCCTGCTGCACCGGCTGCGGCTGCCGCACATCCGCCGCGCCGCCCCCGACGTGCTGGCCACCGCCCGCGCCCAACGGTGGGAACCCGCCGAGGTCCTCAAGGCGCTGCTCACCGAGGAGGCCGCCGGGCGGGAACGCTCGGCACTGGCCACCCGCCGCGCCGCCGCCGCGTTTCCCACCGGCAAGACCTTCGACGCCTGGAAACCGGAACTGTCGTCCATCCCGGCGCCGACGCAGCAGGCGCTGCGCACCCTGGAATGGATCGAGCGGCGCGAGAACCTGGTGGTCTGCGGCCCGTCCGGCACGGGCAAGACATTCTTCCTCGAGGCCCTCGGCCAGCACGCCGTCGAACAGGGACGGAAGGTGTTGTGGTTCACCCTCGAAGACCTCGGCGCCCTGATCCGCCGGCACCGCGCCGACGACTCGGTCTCGGGGGCTCTGACCAAGCTGCTGCGCGCCGATCTCGTGGTCATTGATGACATCGGCCTGTTGCCGGTGGCCGCCGACGCCGCCGAGGGCCTCTACCGGCTGGTCGACGCCGCATATGAGAAACGCGCCCTGGCGCTGTCGTCGAATCTTCATCCGGCTGGATTCGACGAGCTGATGCCCAAGACCCTGGCCACCGCCACCGTCGATCGGCTCATGCACCACGCCCACCTGTGTCAGACCAGCGGTAAATCGATCCGGATGAGCCAAGCCCTCGCCGGCACCGGCGTCGACCCACTCACCTGA
- the istA gene encoding IS21 family transposase, with protein MKSAKEVMEILAAYDLTKSYRAAAALAGCSHHTVARLVAERDTADAPTPPREKRPMLIDEYLPKIEEWVEHSKGRVRADIAHDKLLALGFTGTERTTRRAVARIKRAYRLGHTRVHRPWITEPGLWLQYDFGDGPVVDGTKTVLLCAWLAWCRHRVVIPLRDRTAPSVYAGLDRTFRRIGGVPTYLLTDNEKMVTTEHVASVAVRNPGVVSFARFYGLVVKTCLPADPATKGGVENTVKLAKADLVPTDHNLAAEYDSFDDLEAACTAFCEQVNTRIHRTTRRVPAEMLAEERLHLHPVPAAAHTVTWGVTRIVPDNTPMVAFENGQYSVPHTLRGQTVFVRAHGAGASERVVFVHHGDTGPVEVARHRRARPGSPQICDEHFPPPPAGVLGRQPIPRTDAEHAFCDIGAGARLWLCEAAEAGTGKIRVKMDHAVTLAKLLGAERVDWALGHAAAYGRFAEGDLMAILDAHPAGVASDRTHRADESRSLAQGTSGWAALGDGVPADEATEL; from the coding sequence GTGAAGTCTGCCAAGGAAGTCATGGAAATTCTTGCTGCCTACGACCTGACGAAGTCCTACCGTGCCGCCGCCGCACTGGCGGGATGCTCACATCACACCGTCGCCCGCCTCGTCGCCGAACGCGACACCGCCGATGCGCCGACCCCACCGCGGGAGAAGAGACCGATGCTGATCGACGAGTACCTACCGAAAATCGAAGAATGGGTCGAACATTCGAAGGGCCGGGTCCGCGCCGACATCGCCCACGACAAACTGCTCGCCCTCGGATTCACCGGCACCGAACGCACCACCCGCCGCGCCGTCGCCCGGATCAAACGCGCCTACCGGCTCGGCCACACCAGGGTGCACAGGCCGTGGATCACCGAACCCGGCCTCTGGTTGCAGTACGACTTCGGCGACGGCCCGGTCGTCGACGGCACCAAGACGGTGCTGCTGTGCGCGTGGCTGGCCTGGTGCCGGCACCGGGTGGTGATCCCGTTGCGCGACCGCACCGCCCCGTCCGTCTATGCGGGCCTGGACCGGACCTTCCGCCGGATCGGCGGTGTCCCGACGTATCTGCTCACCGACAACGAGAAGATGGTCACCACCGAACACGTCGCCTCAGTCGCCGTCCGCAACCCCGGCGTGGTCTCCTTCGCCCGGTTCTACGGCCTGGTCGTCAAGACCTGCCTGCCCGCGGACCCGGCCACCAAGGGCGGGGTGGAGAACACCGTCAAGCTCGCCAAGGCCGACCTGGTGCCCACCGACCACAACCTCGCCGCCGAGTACGACAGTTTCGATGACCTCGAGGCCGCCTGCACCGCCTTCTGCGAGCAGGTCAACACCCGCATCCACCGCACCACCCGCCGCGTCCCGGCCGAGATGCTCGCCGAAGAACGCCTCCACCTGCATCCGGTCCCCGCCGCCGCACACACCGTCACCTGGGGAGTGACGCGCATCGTGCCCGACAACACACCGATGGTCGCGTTCGAGAACGGCCAGTACTCGGTGCCGCACACCCTGCGCGGGCAGACGGTGTTCGTCCGCGCACACGGCGCCGGAGCCTCCGAACGGGTCGTCTTCGTCCACCACGGCGACACCGGTCCGGTCGAGGTCGCCCGGCACCGGCGGGCCCGCCCCGGCTCCCCGCAGATCTGCGACGAGCACTTCCCGCCGCCCCCGGCCGGGGTGCTGGGCCGGCAGCCGATCCCGCGGACCGACGCCGAACACGCGTTCTGCGACATCGGTGCCGGTGCCCGGCTGTGGTTGTGTGAGGCCGCCGAGGCCGGCACCGGGAAGATCCGCGTGAAGATGGACCACGCGGTCACCCTGGCGAAGCTGCTCGGCGCCGAACGGGTCGACTGGGCGCTCGGGCACGCCGCCGCGTACGGGCGCTTCGCCGAGGGCGACCTCATGGCGATCCTCGATGCCCACCCCGCCGGCGTCGCCTCGGATCGCACCCACCGGGCCGACGAATCCCGGTCCCTGGCCCAGGGCACCAGCGGCTGGGCCGCCCTGGGTGACGGGGTTCCCGCCGACGAGGCCACCGAACTCTAG